The window TGCTCGTATGAAACGAACATCAGGGGCTGCCCGGCTCGCAGGCAGCTGATGGCGACAGCAGTCCGGCGAACAGGAATCTAAGCCAGAGAGTGACCACTAGTTTTTTTTTAGTTGTACGTTTCTCTATGCAGGTTGCTGTGTCGTCTTTTGTACATTGCACTTCAACGACTTCTGTCGACGTCTTTTAATAGTAGTGACAATGGCAGACCAAGCAAGAAATGCGAAAGAACAAGCGATGTCCTTGGCGTCTTCCGCGAAAGAAGGAGCGTATGACACCGGACTCTCGGCCAAGGAGAGTACCAGCTCCGCAACAGAACAGGCTGGCGACTATTTTTCCAGTGCGGGAATGAAAATCGGTGACGCGACAAGCAACGCCATGGAAACTGTGAAGGACTACGCCCATAGCGCCGGAGAAAAGATCGGCGAGACCGCCTCCAACATCGCTGAGGGTGCTTCTAACACCGGCAAATCTGCGGTGGAAATGGCGAGAGATGCCGCAAGAGCTACTGGGCAGAAAGCCAGTGATGCGACGAGGGCCACTAAAGACGCGGCTTCACATGCAGGGCAGAAGATCAAAGATACGGCTTCTTAAGTAGCTTGTGGCCCtacgcctttctccctcctaATATGTTGTGCAAAAAGCAGGAACGTGAAAGGTTGCGTGTTTTCAAGCGTGGATGAAAGTGCACACCCGATGTGAAACGCGGTTGTGGACGCTTGTGAaacttctctctttttgtgtaGAAACCCTCTCTGAACGGTGTACGCTTTCCGCATTTCCTTGGAAACCGTATCAAGTCTAAATCCTTCGTGACCGTTCTACCTCGTTCCAAATCACAATGTTCGCCGTCGACGTCGCACGCATAGTTCCTCTATCAGTTAGCTATGTATGAAATATCCACAAGCCCAGCACATTTGCGCATCATTTCCAGGACGATCCGACGTAGACACTAGCCATGCCGTACCAATCATGCTCTCTAGGAAGGAGTCAAAATCTAATAGGATGACGATTTGTGAATGTCAGGCGCAGTGATCGCTCAGAAAAAAGGTTTCCTCCATTGTTTGGATCAGTGACGCTCACCGGTTACAAGGACACTTGCGTCCGTTCCATGACCCAACTATTGCCAACATGAGTAAATAACTGTGCAGGCGGCTCTCATAGCAGACAAGCTCCTTGTGGAGCAGCCCTGGCGTCATCAATTATCAGTGCTAACTGGCTGGAAGACAGTCCTTTCAGGAAGTGAAAGGTGGCTGTAGAATTTTTATGCATCTTTGCAAAACTAAAAGCTGCAGATACATGATCGTGCTCCAACAACATTTCAAATGTCACTGCTTGCACAGGTTTTCTGAGGTATCGGTTCCAGAGAACTATGATGCTACACCCTCTAGTGATACCGCGTGGCAAGGGTGGGGTGAAAAGTGATGACAAGAGGTTTGCCCAAGGTAACTGTTCGTTGAGCGCCGTGGCTTCTCTACCATCAGTGGCCTCAGATACCCTCGTGGACCTCACGAGAAAACGGTGTGAAGATTCACATCATTCTCAATACCTTAGTTGACCAGACTTTCCTTTACCACGGAGACATTAGGGCCATAGGATTAGCGGCATACCTGCGTACGTATGCTTGCTTGCGTCATTCTTTTATGCAACCTCTCTCACGGCTGCATATTCCAGGGGTTTGCAAAACCAAGAGCATCGCATGGAAATATGCAAGTGGCAGCGTGTCCAGAATAAATAGGGAACGACTTGGGAGTACCCGAATCGACctcagaaaaggaagcaacTGTCCATCATCGCGACCGTCAGTTGTGACAACGTTGCTACAACGAGACACGCAAACGAACACGCCAGTCACACCGACCAGTAACTTCAGACTTGCATTCACGCCTCGCTGGTTCCCGCATACGGAAACATGCTgtaagagagaaaaaagttACAAAACCCTATCCACTGTGCGGCAACCCAGCGTCCACACGGATTTCGCCAGTCATTTTAActgcttctccgcttccccgTGTCCACTGCTTTGCCCTCAGCCTCACTTCTAGCAACTCTTGCCACATCCTCGGCAGCTTCTTGCGGTGTCTGGCCGGTGAGCTCTCGGCCGTACATCATCGCGTCCTCACCGATGCTTTTGAATTCCGCGCTCGTGGGGTTAGCACTGCCTCGTCGGCTCGATGCAGCTTTCGGTGCCTCGGGTTTGGCAGTTTCAGACACATGTTCCATTGCATCCTTCAGTTGTCTTCCAGCACTGCTTGCTGAATCCTTGACAGGTGTTTGTGAGacagcctctctcgctttcagACCTGAGTCGACTAAAGccttcttgcctttctctttaAGAGCTTCTGCAGTATCGTTAACGATCTCACCCACGCCTTTCGCCTTGTCCTTGACAGCTTCGACGGGGTGCGCTATCTGCTTCGCGATGTTTGTTGCCTCTTGAGTGACGGCTGTCAGCCGCGCTTTTGCAGTGGACTTTGCATCGAGGGCCGCTTCCTTGGCCGTATTAAACAGGCCACCGTTACCGCCAGCAGCAAAATATCTGGAGAAGGCCCTCATTGTTAGGCTACTAAATGACAATGGTTGGACGCCTCAACGCTTGCACTGACGTTCGGCGAGGAACTAACCATCAAGGGAATGGTACGCGCGGGCTGAAAAAAATCCTACACAGCGTAGTGCATCAAGAGAAAGATTCTGTTGAACAGTCAGTCGGACTGTTTGGACCTGAGCCTCTCTTCACAGTTAATGCTATAAACACTGGTCCGTGACCGATATCATTTGGCTGCCAGGCAACAGGCCTGCTGAAAGGCGGTCTGAAGCTAGTATATTCTCGAGTTAAACGTCATCGAGCGAGCAATCGCTCAAATGAGCTAGATGCCTGGCTTcaacgcgcgcgcgcctggcgCCTAGCGACGAACTTTTCGAGCAATGGCACTGCCAGTAGAAAGTCCAGCTACGACTCTCAGGCAGGTTGTGCGGTCGCCGTGCTGATGTGGTGCTGCAACTGAAACGGCTGACCAGCTGCCCGGCTTTCGCTGTACGAAGCTTCGGACAAGCCATGTGATGCCGCTTTTTGGCCTTCATGATGAACCTCGTAATCTACTTGCCATCCTCATTATGATAGCTACCCAGTATCGCCTCTAGGGTTTTCGCACTGTCATTCAGGTAGTTCTGCAACTGGAAAACTCACATTTTGGCTTCAAGTGTGTCTCATATTGGACTCTGTTATTTCAGTGCTCGGCAGTAAACAAAAATGAAGTTTCTTTCTAAGCAGACGTTAGTCGTTTCTGCGACTGCTGTGTACATTACAGTCACCTGTGTTTCAGCACGTGAATCAACGGGACACAAAATCTGGGACGGTGTTGTCCATGCCGGACAGGCAACTGGCGCAGGGATCCAATAtgcgggagaggcggcagcgacgTTGGGCAAGGTGCTTAAAGATGACCCTGTCAAAGCAACAAAGGATGGAACAGACGCTGCTAGAAAAGCAGCAAGTGAATCTGTTGAAACGCTGAAAAAGAGTGGGCAGGACGCGGCAGGTCGGGCAGCAGATGCTGTCAATTCTGTAAAAGAGAAAGCTGCCGGAGCGGCTGGTACGATTCACAACACCGTGAAGGAATGGGCTGAAGGATCTCGCGAACAGGCTGCGGCGAAGGCTAAAGAACTACAGCGAAAGTTACAAGAGTCTGGTGGGAATATTAAGGACACTGCATCAACCTGGTGGACCTCCGCCAACGAGGCCGTTAAGGATAGACTCGATGAGGCAAGCCAAACTGCCAAAGACAACAGCGTAAACGCTATGGAGACGGTTTCTTCCTTGGTAGGAACAATTTCCGAAAGTGCCGAAAAAGGGGCACATGAAGTAAAGGAGAAGTCGGCAGAAGCGGGGGGACGtctgaaggaaaaaggaTCGTCGTGGTGGCAGGATGTGTCTTCTGCCTTGGAAGGCACAGCTGAAGATgccaagagaagaacggcagaTACCGCCTCGACGTGGATGAACAACGCAAAAAGCGCGGCAGAACACGCTAGCGATACAGCCTCGTCATGGTCGGACAGTGCGAAGCGATCTTCTGACGGCGTGAAGGCAGCCGCAACTGAGGTCGCGGACAGAGCAAAAGACAAAACTGCGTCATGGTGGAGTGatacgaaagagaaagctgGGGACATGAAACACCAAGCGGAGATTGCGGTGGACGAGGGGGAAGATAAGGCAGCTTCGTGGTGGGGTTCTGCGAAAGGCAAAGGCCAAGACCTCAAAGATAGCACAGGCGGTGTTGTCGCCAAGGCGAGACACGCCATTTCATCCTGGTGGGGAGGCGCAAAGGATGAAGCACGAAGAGCCCAGCAGAGCATTTCGGACATCACAGAAAAGGCTAAAACGTCTGCCCCGTCATGGTGGGAAAGTGCCATGAGcaagaaggaggaagcaaaagaagcagcagagaaTGGAGCCACCTCCTGGTGGAGAACTGCCACTCAAGCAACAGTCCATGCTGGTGATGCtgcgaaagaagcaaaacgaCAGGCATCTGTGTGGTGGGGCAGCGTAGAAGAtaaggcgggagacgcagaagacgctgTGAAGGAGACGGCTTCTAGCTGGTGGCGAACCGGGGAACAGGCCAATGAAGCTGCCAAAGAGGCAGCGGCTAAAGCACAAGAACAAGCGAACGCTTGGTGGAGTGgcgcaagagaaaaaactgcAGAAGCAAGAGAGTTAGCGCAGGAGGTGGAAGACAAAGCGACCGAAACGGGGTCTTCATGGTGGAGCAAGTTAACTGGCGCCACAGAAGATGCTGGAGTTGATACCAAACTGAAAATTGCCAAGAAGATGAAAGAGGTAGCTGAAGACGCAACTCACTTGGCTTCTAGTTTTGAAAAACAAGCTTCCGATGAGAGAATGCACCGCAatcagaagaaaagggaagaacacTAACTGGCAAGAACACCATTTTGACGGATCGTGGTGCCATCGCGACAATGGCGCCGCTGCATAGTTCGTGCCGTACAAGGTGCTCTTCATCTGATGCCGCAGCTTGCCTGTTTTGCATTGGAACCAGTGATCCCGTAAGTCTGGTGCTGTCGTCTGGGCGAGTTATAATGGGTTCTCCTGTTAACGTTTTGCATTGATGCGTTTAGCTTTGGTCGGGAGAGCGATCTGTCAACTTTTTCCGTTCCAGTGTCTGATGGCCAAATATGCAGCGTGTTGTTGGTGTGTGTACACAACACTTTTTGCGGTCCCCAGCATATCCTTTTGTTACGGTTGGACACGCTTATAACATGATTGGCACGCGTGTGCCTGCTGCTTCTGGTGAGAGACTGCATCACGACACGCTTGGCGAAAGACTGGTAGTGGACGACATCCCATCAGACTGAGAATGCTAAGTCCTTTTGGGGCTGTGTGGTCGCGCCCGATAACAACTGCACGCGCGAGGCATGGACTGCTTACGTCTGGAAAGGCCTTCGAGACTGCAAAGTATTCTCCCTTTTTATGTTTTCGATGACGGCCCGAGCTGTTCAAGTGATTGAGTTAGACTGAACCGTTACTAGATGAAATTATAGGGTTTATGAGGGGGGGGTCTAGTCTGCATATGAAAGTTGTCAAACTTTCTATACTCATCGCTTCAGAGCTATTAGACGGCATGGCTGGTCATGTTGTGGTCTGACTTTTCATCATTAAAACTGCTACGATCGATGTGTCCGCACCCCCCGCTCCCAGCCGTTGAACTCGTACTGAACCATTCTCAGGCGGGGTTTATTCTGGTAGATCGACTGCTTACTCGCAGGGCTGGACACATCAGTGACACGGAAACGTTCCTGTGGGTAGACTGACTTCATGTGGCACAGAATCGACAGGGTAAGAATTTTTATTTCAGTTGCTGCTTTAATGGATATTTGAGTCCAAAAATTAGAACGCGGTTTAAAGCTATTAGGCACTTGATACAGCCGACAGGTGCACAGGAAGTAGAAATAACGACGGTCATTGAGAAAAATCAACAGTCGTCTGTTCTATCTGGTCTCTGTCCGAGCTTCCCTGATTTGCTTGTTCGCAACCATGCCAAAGCAGGTAGGCACAGGCACGGAGCTACACAGCAAATGGAGACATCTGGATTATGTTGCAATGTGAGTGAAACAATAGAACGATAGCATGGCGCTGGCCAGTGGCAGTGAAGTGCGACACGATGGATCCATCCCAGCATTACAACCTGCGTATCGGTGGAGGAAGTTAAACAAGAGATTCACATGAGTAACTCAGTGCACGTGTGGCAAGCATGCAGCATAAGACGACCGGGACACTTCACTAGCTGGTTTCATctgtggaagagaagaaaaccttGGAACTGGCTAGAAAAAGCTGATCGAGAAGGCTTTGACACCGGTGTGCAGGCGCCCCCGACagtcgagcagagagactcaAAAAAAGTTGTAATGCAAGAAAACAATGACCCCGCGAAGCTAGAACCAGAAGGAATCATTTTTCTCCTATGAAACCTAGGGGTTGCGTCAGGGATGGCGTCTGACTTTAGCGTGTTCGATGTGACAGTCGACACTTGAGTTATCGTTAGCTGATACTCCCGTCCTCAGAGTTCCAAAATTTCCGACAGCTCCCCAATTCTTAACACAATTTGTCCATATGGGTTAAAAATCATGACGTAATCGGCGGAACGAAGTTCCTAGCTATCTCCTGTGGGTGCCAATCATTTCTATTTTCTGTTGCTTGTTTAGTAGCGAAGAAACAATTAACGTCAAAACGCTAAAATGGGCACTAGTAAAAAACACTAGTCTGGGGCTGTTCTCTACAATGCAGGCAATACAGAATTTACCGAATTAGTCGGGCCGTGAAAACGAAAGCTGTAGAAGTAACGCTTTTTGACAAACGTATAGTGCCTAGCGGAGTCAGACCGTTTTACAATGGGTTGCATAGTCGCGTTATGGTTAATACGTCATAAGTGAATCGCGGAGCACAAACAACAGAGCACCAACCCCTTTGGTAAGCGCTGAGGGGGCACAATAGAACTGTACGAAAAGAAACGTCCACTCGCTCTTCATACAGGTAATTATGCGATCCACAACCTCACATGGTATAAGAAAGGCACATCTGGAGGTACGTCGGCCCGATTAACAGCCGGCTTAGCCAATCTTTCCTTGGATCTTCGGGTCCTTCGAGACAGACTCAGATACATCGCGGGTCGCGTTAGAAATGCCTTCGCGTGCTGTAGATGCTGCATCCTTAGCCGACTCTTTTGCTTCgtgtgcctttttctccgcaGTGTCACCGTGATTCTCTCCACTGATATGCCTGGTCAGGTTCGCCACGCTCTCGCTGGCAGCATTGTACGCGTCCACTGCTGCCTCTTTTGCAGTCTCGCCGGCTGTCATGACTGTTTCTTTTGCTCGCTCCATCAGCCCTTTGCTTTGTTCCGCATGTGACTGCTGGCTCGCCATTTTGACAGTTAATGACACGGTCCTGTCGAACAGAAACTTCTGGATTATTGGACAACTGATCAGAAGCAGGATGTTGAAAACAATTTTCTGAGCCTTTTCTGGCAAAAGTCACTAGGAAAAGAAATGTGAAAGTAATTCGCCGCAACAGAGTGCGGAACAACGTCAGTCCCTGTTGCAACCGGATGGGCGGCATTGCTCGTATTGTCCCGCGAAAATAGCGCTCGCtggcacgagagagagcatgagcgcgttttcgcgttcgGTCGCGCCGTTTTTGAAAGCCACCTACTTGGCCGTCTTTTGGTCGGCCTCCacacgcgtttcctcgaaGCCGCCAGACCAGCGAGAGCACCTACTTCCAGATGGTGCTACCGCACAGCCGGCCCGGGAAGGTTTAAGCGCAGATGGAACGAATACCGAAGCGGTTGGAAGGATTCGGTTCCGCTTGGTCAGCCTGAGGAGACATCCGTAAATAGGGAAATTGTAGCTGGATGGGCTGTGGGAACAGGGCTTTCGGTGCGGTATAGTTTCGGCCATATATTGTAGCGACGTGTACAGGCTCATTTGCTGCGAAAAACGGCTCTTCAAGCGAGGGCCAATACAAAGATAGAAAGTCAGGATGATCTGCTTTTTCTAACGAGGCTTGTAGAAAACGGACCCTGAACTGGTATGGCATGTTGGAGGAATTTGCTATTGCAGCCCTGAAAAAACTGTCAGTCGCGTAAGCTTACCTTGGAAGGATTTAGATCTGGAGCTGACTAGCAAGGAACGCTAATTCCTTCTTAGGTGTGTCGACACACCAAGGAttgctctccttttcgaGATGCAAGCTGTACAATGCCATCGGAATGTGTCTGTTGAGCGTCCGGGAAACAAAGGACCGAACAGGAAGATTTGATTCTTTTCCCACTTCTTGTCCTGATCATGATTGCAGTCAACGACAATGGAACACAACAAGAAGACCTCACATAAGCAGTACAGCTAAATCCCCAGAAGCTTGGTAACAACCATTCATTGCAAATCCACAGAACACAAGACCCCGAAAGATTTCTCAGTCTACAATTCTACAGCCAGGTACCGAATGCGCCCTTATTTCGGTAAGTGTCTACCCTGCAGATGCCCTGTCGACCAAGCGGCCAATTCAGTAGTTTACTGTGAGTCAATTCATTCCGCCAGACAACGGCTATGACACAGGCTGATATGGAGGTTGCGCGGCGCGGCCGTGTTTTAGGATATTCTGCGTCACCCCAAGCTTGGCAGGACGAATGGTGCTGTTCGTTGAGTTAAACCGGGTGATACACTTTCTCAGTATTCAATGGCACATTTGCCCAAAAAGCTTTCGTTGTCTCTGCCGTCATCAGAAACGTCGGTGGTATCCCGTTTAACTCCCACCGAAAATGGGGGGGTTCGGAAGTTGTTTTCCCAAGAACTAACGCGAGCTCCTATTTCCTAGTACCATTAGTGACCCCCCTTGCCTACGCCGCGGATATCTGAAGCTCGATTTTAGACTCAGGGTGTCACCGAACGCAGTAAGAAGTCAATGTGCCTTCCCATCCGTCTTTGCATGTAGTCGTGGGTCGCTATGGGAAGTAGAATACTTCTTACCCGTGCCAATCTCTTTGAGAACATCTTGTGTCCAGTTTTCTGCAAAGCTTTGCGCAAATGCGGTATCCCGCTGCTGATGAGTTTGGGCGGCAAGAGCATGGATCGTACAGAgttgagagagaggcacgagagCTGCGGCGACCCGACTGTCAGTACTCTGTACCCCGCTGCAGGAGATCGACGTCAGACACTCGCGCGCCTCGACAGCCCGAACCATTCGCTCCAGTAGGAGGGTCAAGGTCTGCACGCAATATCATCGCAGGGAGTTTCGTCACGTTTCTGcttgctgtcttctttcgctaGAGTGCCAGGATGGGGCGTCTAGCAGGTAAACCCATTTCATGCAAAATTGATCTTCTACGAGTTTGAGCAAGTATGGCAGAGCTATGCGACTCTTTGCCAGCTCGGGATCAAGAACGGGAACCACTATGTCAGTGATTCAAACGCACCATATGGTGTGTAATTGTTGTTCCGGAGGTGACGCCTCACTGGTCCTGATGCTGCCTTTAATTTGGTTGGGTTGGTAGTGGTGAAATTGGACGCACTACTGCAAGGGAAAAGCACTGTTACGAAACCAAGATTAAGACCCTTCGTTCACTGGATGCCCTAGTATGGTTTTCACAATGACTGCTCTATAGCGTGTTTCTTGACTTTTAGCAAAGGACTGCGGTAGTGGATGAGTGTATTCCTGTGGTAGCTCAAGATTTCGTTGTTGTATGTTGAAGGAAGTACATGGCTGAAGTTACCTGAGGAGAGCTGGCATCTCCGTAGTCCCTGAgatgttctctctccagtaGAGATTGCTGGTAAGCTTCATTGTCTCCCACACTAccgtctgcgtctgtgtTCTCTTgtgcttcgtttctctgcaaCACCTCTGTAGGCCGTTCCGGCAATCCTGCTTCTTTGTTTGCAGCTTCTTCACTCTTCTCCACTTGGGACTCCAGTTTCTTCTTGATAGCTGTTTCCGCCATCTGGACTTCCTCGGAAAGCTGCTGGAGCAGGACGTCGGTTTCGCTAACAGCGTGTACATGGGATAAAGTTGTTTTGTCATCCACCTGAAAAGACAGCTTCTCTAGAGTTTTGCTTCCGGGACTCTCTAGCATGAGAACTATGCTCGACAGTCCATCGTGGCCTACGGCAGGTAACGCCAACGTTTTTATTGAACTGCATTGGGATATTTCCTAAAGCCAGAAGAAATTCAAGACTTGACAACCAGAGGCACACATGTCCAATGTGCGTGCTGGACCCACAGCCGTATTCAACCACGGAGTTTCCGCAAAAAAGGTAACCAGTACAGTGGGAGCGCAATACTAC of the Neospora caninum Liverpool complete genome, chromosome XII genome contains:
- a CDS encoding putative LEA1 protein, with product MRAFSRYFAAGGNGGLFNTAKEAALDAKSTAKARLTAVTQEATNIAKQIAHPVEAVKDKAKGVGEIVNDTAEALKEKGKKALVDSGLKAREAVSQTPVKDSASSAGRQLKDAMEHVSETAKPEAPKAASSRRGSANPTSAEFKSIGEDAMMYGRELTGQTPQEAAEDVARVARSEAEGKAVDTGKRRSS
- a CDS encoding putative late embryogenesis abundant domain-containing protein, yielding MKFLSKQTLVVSATAVYITVTCVSARESTGHKIWDGVVHAGQATGAGIQYAGEAAATLGKVLKDDPVKATKDGTDAARKAASESVETLKKSGQDAAGRAADAVNSVKEKAAGAAGTIHNTVKEWAEGSREQAAAKAKELQRKLQESGGNIKDTASTWWTSANEAVKDRLDEASQTAKDNSVNAMETVSSLVGTISESAEKGAHEVKEKSAEAGGRLKEKGSSWWQDVSSALEGTAEDAKRRTADTASTWMNNAKSAAEHASDTASSWSDSAKRSSDGVKAAATEVADRAKDKTASWWSDTKEKAGDMKHQAEIAVDEGEDKAASWWGSAKGKGQDLKDSTGGVVAKARHAISSWWGGAKDEARRAQQSISDITEKAKTSAPSWWESAMSKKEEAKEAAENGATSWWRTATQATVHAGDAAKEAKRQASVWWGSVEDKAGDAEDAVKETASSWWRTGEQANEAAKEAAAKAQEQANAWWSGAREKTAEARELAQEVEDKATETGSSWWSKLTGATEDAGVDTKLKIAKKMKEVAEDATHLASSFEKQASDERMHRNQKKREEH
- a CDS encoding putative late embryogenesis abundant domain-containing protein, with product MASQQSHAEQSKGLMERAKETVMTAGETAKEAAVDAYNAASESVANLTRHISGENHGDTAEKKAHEAKESAKDAASTAREGISNATRDVSESVSKDPKIQGKIG